AGCGCGCAGAGCAAGCCTGCCGAAGCGGCCGAAGCGGCGCCGACAGGCAAGCAACCGGCGATCTTCGAACCGATGGCGCCAGCCTTTGTCGCCAACTACAACCAGAACGGCCGTCAGCGCTACATGCAGGTGAGCATCACCATGCTGGCGCGTAATCAGGCCGATCTCGACGCGCTCAAAGTGCACATGCCGGTAATCCGCAACAACCTGGTGATGCTCTTCTCCGGTCAGGATTTCGCTACGCTGGCGACCCCGGTCGGCCAAGAGATGTTGCGCCAGAAGGCCACAGCGAGCGTCCAGGAAGTGGCGCAGAAAGAGCTGGGCAAAGTGGTGATCGAACAGTTGCTTTTCACTAATTACGTACTGCAGTAGGAACACGACATGGCCGTGCAGGATCTGCTGTCCCAGGATGAAATCGATGCGCTGTTGCACGGCGTCGACGATGGTCTGGTACAGACCGATAACGCTGCCGAACCCGGCAGTGTCAAAAGCTACGACCTGACCAGCCAGGATCGCATCGTCCGTGGACGCATGCCGACTCTGGAAATGATCAACGAGCGTTTCGCCCGCTACACCCGCATCAGCATGTTCAACATGCTGCGCCGCTCGGCGGACGTTGCCGTCGGTGGCGTGCAGGTGATGAAGTTCGGCGAATACGTACACTCGCTGTACGTGCCGACCAGCCTCAACCTGGTCAAGATCAAACCGTTGCGCGGCACGGCGCTGTTCATCCTCGACGCCAAACTGGTGTTCAAACTGGTGGACAACTTTTTCGGCGGCGACGGCCGTCACGCGAAGATCGAAGGGCGTGAATTCACCCCGACCGAACTGCGCGTGGTGCGCATGGTGCTCGAGCAAGCCTTCGTCGATTTGAAGGAAGCGTGGCAGGCGATCATGGAAGTCAATTTCGAGTACATCAACTCGGAAGTGAACCCGGCCATGGCCAACATCGTCGGCCCGAGCGAAGCAATCGTCGTATCGACTTTCCACATCGAACTCGATGGCGGTGGCGGCGATCTGCATGTGACCATGCCGTACTCGATGATCGAGCCGGTGCGCGAGATGCTCGATGCAGGCTTCCAGTCCGATCTCGACGATCAGGATGAACGTTGGGTCAATGCGCTGCGTCAGGATGTTCTCGATGTCGACGTGCCGATCGGCGCCACCGTGGCTCGCCGCCAGTTGAAACTGCGCGACATCCTGCACATGCAGCCGGGCGATGTGATCCCGGTCGAGATGCCGGAAGAGATGATCATGCGCGCCAACGGCGTGCCGGCCTTCAAGGTCAAGATGGGCTCGCACAAAGGCAACCTCGCGTTGCAGGTGATCGAGCCGATCGAGCGTCGCTGAAGCGGCGCTTTCACCCCACACATTTAGCTGAATTGTTGCCCGCCGAGGACACATGATGAACGACGATATGAACGCTCAGGACGACCAGGCACTGGCCGATGAATGGGCTGCTGCCCTGGAAGAAACCGGTGATGGCAGCCAGGCTGACATCGACGCACTGCTGGCCGCCGACGCTGGCAATTCCAGCTCCAACCGTCTGCCGATGGAAGAGTTTGGCAGCGTGCCGAAAAACAACGATCCGGTGACCCTCGACGGTCCGAACCTCGATGTGATCCTCGATATTCCGGTGTCGATTTCCATGGAAGTGGGCAGCACCGACATCAACATCCGCAACCTGCTGCAACTCAACCAGGGTTCGGTGATCGAGCTTGATCGTCTGGCCGGCGAGCCGCTCGACGTGCTGGTTAACGGCACGCTGATTGCGCACGGTGAAGTGGTTGTGGTCAACGAGAAGTTCGGCATCCGCCTGACCGACGTGATCAGCCCAAGCGAACGCATCAAGAAGCTGCGCTGAGTGAAAAGATTTCTCTGGGCTCTGCTGGCATTGCCGTTGAGCGTGCTGGCCGCCGAGCCGAGCGCAACCACTGCTGCGCCTGCCGCCACCGCGCCGATGGTCACCAGCGGCGTGGCCGGACAATTGACGCAGCTGGTGTTCGGTTTGCTGCTGGTGCTGGGCTTGATCTTCTTCCTCGCCTGGCTGTTGCGCCGGGTGCAGCAGGCAGGGCCGGCGGGGAAAGGGCAGGTGATCGAGCTGATCGGTTCGCGCGCTCTCGGTCCGCGTGACCGCCTGTTGCTGGTGCAGGTCGGCAACGAGCAGATTCTGCTTGGCCTGAGCCCCGGCACGATCACTGCGCTGCATGTGCTCAAGGAGCCGGTTGAAGTCCCCGCGACCAGCGAAAAAGCGACTCCGGAATTTGCTCAGCATCTGCTGAAAATTCTCGGCAAGGATCAGAAGGATACGAAGTAATGGGTGCGTTCCGCATCGTCTTGACGCTGGCCCTGTTGCTGGCCGCGCCACTGGCGTTCGCCGCCGATCCGTTGTCGATCCCGGCTATCACGCTGGGCACCAACGCCGACGGCGCGCAGGAGTATTCGGTCAGTCTGCAGATTCTGCTGATCATGACCGCGCTGAGCTTTATTCCGGCGGCGGTCATCCTGATGACCAGTTTCACCCGGATCATCATCGTCTTTTCGATTCTGCGTCAGGCCCTGGGCCTGCAACAGACGCCGTCGAACCAGATCCTCACCGGCATGGCGCTGTTTCTGACGCTGTTCATCATGGCGCCGGTATTCGATCGGGTGAACAATGACGCACTGCAGCCGTATCTGGCCGAAACCCTGACCGCGCAGCAAGCGGTGGAAAAGGCGCAGGTGCCGATCAAGGACTTCATGCTCGCCCAGACGCGCACCAGCGATCTGGAGCTGTTCATGCGCCTGTCCAAGCGCACCGACATCGCCACGCCGGATCAGGCACCGCTGACCATTCTGGTGCCAGCGTTCGTCACCTCTGAACTGAAAACCGCGTTCCAGATCGGCTTCATGATCTTCATTCCGTTCCTGATCATCGACCTCGTCGTCGCGAGCGTACTGATGGCGATGGGTATGATGATGCTCTCGCCGCTGATCATTTCGCTGCCGTTCAAGATCATGTTGTTCGTGCTGGTCGATGGCTGGGCATTGATCATCGGCACCCTGGCCAGCAGTTTCGGAGGTGTCTCGCCATGACGCCGGAAGTCGCGGTCGATATCTTTCGTGAAGCGCTGTGGCTGACCACCATGATGGTCGCCATTCTGGTAGTGCCGAGCCTGCTGGTCGGGCTTCTGGTGTCGATGTTCCAGGCCGCCACGCAGATCAACGAACAGACCCTGAGCTTCCTGCCGCGTCTGCTGGTGATGCTGGTGACCCTGATCATTGGCGGTCCGTGGATCGTGCAGACGTTCATGGAATACATCATCCAGCTGTACAAAAACATTCCGATGGTCATCGGCTAAGCCATGCAATCGCTGCTTCAGCTGACCGACACCCAGATCAGCACCTGGGTGGCCTCGTTCATGTTGCCGCTGTTTCGCGTCGCCTCGATGCTGATGGTCATGCCGGTGTTCGGCACCACGCTGATTCCGCGTCGCGTGCGCCTGTATTTCGCCGTAGCGATCACCGTAGTCATCACCCCGGCACTGCCGCCGATGCCGGCCGTCAGCCCACTTGATCTCAGTGGCTTGCTGCTGATCGGTGAGCAGATTCTGGTCGGCGCCGTGCTCGGTTTTTCCTTGCAGTTGTTTTTCCAGGCTTTCGCCGTGGCCGGGCAAATTGTCGCGATCCAGATGGGTATGGGTTTCGCCTCGATGATCGACCCCACCAACGGCGTCTCGGTGGCGGTGATCGGGCAGTTCTTCACCATGCTGGTGACGCTGCTGTTCCTCTCGATGAATGGCCATCTGGTGGTGTTCGAAGTGCTCACCGAAAGCTTCACCACGTTGCCCGTCGGCGGTGGCTTGATGGTTGCGCATTATTGGGAACTGGCGGGCAAACTCGGCTGGGTCCTGGGCGCAGCATTGTTGCTGGTATTGCCCGCCGTCACCGCACTACTGGTGGTCAACATCGCGTTCGGCGTGATGACCCGCGCGGCCCCGCAATTGAATATTTTCTCCATAGGTTTCCCATTGACCCTGGTGCTCGGGCTGTTCATCGTCTGGGTCGGGCTGGCGGACATTCTCAATCAGTATCAACCGCTGGCCACCGAGGCCTTGCAGTTGTTACGTGAATTGGCACGGGCGCGCTGAGTCATGGCAGAGAGCGAAAGCGGTCAGGACAAAACAGAAGACCCCACGGAGAAACGTAAAAAGGATTCCCGTGAAAAGGGCGAGATTGCCCGATCCAAAGAACTCAACACCCTCGCCGTGATGTTGGCCGGCGCCAGTGCTTTGCTGATCTTCGGCGGCATGCTCGCGCAAGAGTTGATGGACGTGATGCGCCTGAACTTCACCCTGTCCCGCGAAGTGGTCATGGACCAGGGCGCGATGGGCCGGTTTTTGCTGGAGTCCGGCCTCATCGCATTGCTGGCGATCCAGCCGGTGATGATCACGCTGTTGCTCGCCGCCGTGATCGGACCGATTTCCCTCGGTGGCTGGCTGTTCGCGGCCGGTTCCCTGGCGCCCAAGTTCAGTCGGATGAATCCCGCCGCTGGCCTGAAACGAATGTTCTCGTTCAAGGCTGTGGTCGAACTGCTGAAGGCGCTGGCCAAGTTTCTGATCACCCTCGGCGTGGCGCTGGTGGTGTTGATGTCCGACGTCGACGACTTGCTGCGCATCGCCCATGAGCCGCTGGATCAGGCGATCATTCACAGCGTGCTGCTGGTCGGCTGGAGCACCCTGTGGCTGGCCTGCGGCCTGATCATCATCGCCGCCGTCGATGTGCCGGTGCAGCTGTGGGAAGCGCACAAGAAACTGTTGATGACCAAGCAGGAAGTGCGCGACGAACACAAGGATCAGGAAGGCCGCCCGGAAGTCAAACAGCGCATCCGCCAGACCCAGCGCGAAATGTCCCAGCGGCGGATGATGGCGGCGATCCCCGACGCCGACGTGGTCATCACCAACCCGACCCACTACGCCGTCGCGCTCAAATACGACGCCGAAAAGGGCGGGGCGCCGATGTTGCTGGCCAAGGGCAGCGATTTCCTCGCGCTGAAAATCCGCGAAATCGCCGTGGCCAATAACGTCATGCTCCTCGAATCGCCGGGGCTGGCGCGTTCGATCTATTACTCCACTGAACTCGACCAGGAAATCCCCGGTGGCCTGTATCTGGCGGTGGCGCAGGTCCTGGCCTACGTCTACCAGATCCGCCAGTACCGCGCAGGCAAGGGCAAACGTCCGGATCCGCTGAAGGATGATTTGCCGATTCCACCGGATTTGCGTCGCGATTCCTGAACGCAGCCGTCTGTCTGAAAAAAAGCCACTGAACTAACCCCGAAGCAAGTCTAGATGTGTAAACCCACCACGTTGTTCACGGATGCTATTCGGCTAATCGGTGGTAAATAACTCAAACTGGCATGCGGGCGATGCCAGTTGTACTCGTGCAACCAAGGCGTCAGATAGGTCGCGCGTTGATCTGAGCTTTCATAACTTCTGGCGTAGGCCCATTCGCGCAGAGCGGTCTGTATAAATCGCTCTGCCTTGCCATTCGTGCCCGGCGTGTAAGGCTTGGTAAAGATGTGCTTAAGCCGTAGCCGCCGGCACAGGCGCTTGAAGCTCATGGATTTGTAGCAAGGGCCGTTATCGGTCATTACCCGCTCGAATTTCACGCCAAGCGTTTTGTAGTAACGCAGGGCCCGGATCAGCGCGAGGCAGGCGCTACGAGCGGTTTGGTCCGGGTATAAACCACAGTGCGCCACTCGACTGTGGTCGTCGATGGCAACATGTCCAAATTCCCAACCCACATGGTAAGAACGACCTTTCAGACGGTCTTTTGTTACTCGATGACCAGGTTTGTTAAAGCGCCCCAGCCTCTTGATATCCAAGTGCAGCAAGCCCCCCGGCTGAGGGTATTCGTAGCGAATGACGGCAACTGGCGGATCTAGATAAGCCAAACGGTTGAGTCCGTTGCGGCTCAATATTCTGCCTACCGTGCTATGTCCCACCTTCAAAGACTTGCTGATCTCGCCATAGGTTTTTCGCTCACGGCGAAGCTTGATGATTTTCTCCAGACACTCTGGGGCAGTAGCGTGCGGGCAGGAAGCCGGGCGGGATGAGCGATCCTGGAGACCTTTTTCGCCTTCGGTTCGATAGCGATTTATCCACATGTAGGCAGTGCGAACGCTGACCCCCTGAGCCTTGGCCACCTCCTCAACTCTCAAACCCTCTGTGAGGGCCCTTTGAACAAGAAGGGCTCGACCGGAAACAGTTAATCGGGCATTTTTATGAGTGTTCACTCGGGGCCTCCGGGGGCTTGGTTTGGTTCGCACCTCCAATTTCCGGGAAAAGCCCCGAGTGAACAACCTACAGAGAGATCACATCTAGACCGCGCAATAACCCGCAAAATCAACAATATATCGCAGCCTTCCGTAACTCCTTCGGGTGGAATACATCCCTGTGTAGGAGCTGCCGAAGGCTGCGATCTTTTGATGTTCAACCAACCAGGATCCAAAGATCGCAGCCTTCGGCAGCTCCTACAGGGGCATCGATTGCAAATGCGGATCTTTTCGTCCGGGCAAAAGTTGGAAGGCTTCTTGCAATAGCCGCCGTGCGCCCGCTCTGGGCGTCAAAAGTTTGCTTTAAAGGAACGGGGAAAACCGGTGGATCGCTCTCAGTTATTCAACACAGCACGCACAAACGTTGCCGACCTCAGTCGAGGCAATCTGGGCGTGCCGTTGCTGTTGCTGGTGATGCTGGCGATGATGATGTTGCCGGTGCCGCCGTTCCTGCTCGACGTGTTTTTCACCTTCAACATCGCTCTGTCGATCGTCGTTCTGCTGGTCTGCGTGTACGCGCTGCGGCCGCTGGATTTTTCGGTGTTCCCGACGATTCTGCTGGTCGCGACGCTGTTGCGCCTGGCATTGAACGTGGCCTCGACGCGCGTGGTAATGCTCCACGGTCAGGACGGCCATGCCGCCGCCGGTAAGGTGATTCAGGCGTTCGGTGAAGTGGTGATCGGCGGTAACTACGTGGTCGGTATCGTGGTCTTCGCGATTTTGATGATCATCAACTTTGTCGTGGTAACCAAAGGCGCCGGGCGAATTTCCGAGGTAAGCGCGCGTTTCACCCTAGATGCGATGCCCGGTAAACAAATGGCGATCGACGCCGACCTCAATGCCGGCCTGATCGACCAGAACCAGGCCAAGTCGCGCCGTCAGGAAGTTGCCCAGGAAGCCGAGTTCTATGGCTCGATGGACGGTGCCAGCAAGTTCGTCCGCGGTGATGCCATCGCTGGCCTGCTGATTCTGTTCATCAACCTCATCGGCGGCATGGCGGTTGGTATCTTCCAGCACAACATGAGTTTCGGCGATGCGGGCAAGGTTTACGCCTTGCTGACCATCGGTGACGGTTTAGTGGCGCAATTGCCATCACTGTTGTTATCTACAGCAGCGGCAATCATGGTGACTCGTGCTTCCGGCTCGGAAGACATGGGCAAGCAGATCAATCGCCAGATGTTTGCCTCGCCGAAAGCGCTGGCCGTGGCCGCCGGTCTGATGGCAGTGATGGGCCTGGTGCCGGGCATGCCGCACTTCTCGTTCCTGAGCATGGCAGCGCTGGCCGCCGGTGGCGCGTACCTGTTCTGGAAAAAACAGAACGTGGCGAAAGTCGTGGCGTTGGAAGAGGTCAAGCGTCAGCAGGAACTGCTGCCGTCGCCGGCCCGCGCCATGGAAACCAAAGAGCTGGGCTGGGATGACGTGACGCCGATCGACATGATTGGTCTGGAAGTGGGTTATCGCCTGATCCCGCTGGTCGATCGCAATCAGGGTGGGCAATTGCTGGCGCGGATCAAAGGCGTGCGCAAGAAGCTCTCGCAGGATCTGGGCTTCCTGATGCCGACCGTGCACATCCGCGACAACCTCGATCTGGCGCCCAGCGCTTATCGCCTGACCCTGATGGGCGTGATTCTCGCCGAAGCGGAGATCTACCCGGATCGCGAGTTGGCGATCAACCCCGGCCAGGTTTACGGCTCGCTCAACGGGATCAACGCCAAAGATCCGGCTTTCGGCCTGGAAGCGGTGTGGATCGAAATCAGCCAGCGTGCGCAGGCGCAATCGCTCGGCTACACCGTGGTCGATGCCAGCACCGTGGTCGCCACGCACTTGAACCAGATTCTGTACAAGCACTCCAGTGAGCTGATCGGTCACGAGGAAGTGCAGCAACTCATGCAACTGTTGGCCAAGAGCTCGCCTAAACTGGCGGAAGAATTGGTGCCGGGCGTGGTCTCGCTGTCGCAATTGCTCAAAGTGCTGCAGGCGCTGCTTGCCGAACACGTGCCGGTGCGCGACATCCGCAGCATCGCCGAAGCCATCGCCAACAACGCCGCCAAGAGTCAAGATACCGCCGCGCTGGTGGCCGCTGTGCGGGTCGGCGTATCGCGTGCAATCGTCCAAAGCATTGTAGGCACTGAGTCTGAGCTGCCTGTTATCACCTTGGAGCCAAGGTTGGAACAGATATTGCTCAATAGTCTGCAGAAGGCAGGACAAGGCTCGGAAGAGGGCGTTCTGTTGGAGCCAAGCATGGCTGAGAAGCTGCAACGATCGCTGATCGAAGCGGCCCAGCGTCAGGAAATGCAAGGTCAGCCGGTGATCCTTTTGGTCGCCGGCCCGATCCGCGCGATGCTCTCGCGCTTTGGCCGCCTCGCCGTCCCCGGATTGCATGTGCTGGCCTACCAGGAAATACCGGACAACAAGCAAGTGACCATCGTTGCGACAGTAGGGCCCAACGGCTGAGGTAGTGGTTTATGCAAGTTAAGCGTTTCTTTGCCGCCGATATGCGTCAGGCCATGAAGCTGGTTCGTGATGAGCTGGGCGCTGATGCCGCCATCATTGGCAACCGCCGCATTGCCGGCGGTGTCGAGCTGACGGCGGCACTGGATTACAAATTGTCGGCGCTGGCGCCACGGGTTCCGAACATGGAACTCGAAGACGAGCTGCGCAAGACCCAGTCGCGCATCGTCACCGCCCAGGCCGAGCTGAGCCTGCGTGGCGAAGCCGATGGCAATAGCAATCGCCAGATTTTCGCCGGGCTGCCGCTGACCGCTGGCCTGCCGCTGACCGCCGCTGAACCGCTGACCGAGCCGACCTACGCGGCGCCGGCGCGTCCAGCTCCGGCCCCTGCGCAAGCCGCTGGTGGCGTTGATCCGCGGGCACTGGATTCGATGCGCTTTGAATTGAACAGCCTGCGCGAGTTGATGGAAGTGCAACTCGGCACCCTGGCCTGGAATCAGCTGCAAGGCAGTCGTCCGGCTCAGGCCAACCTGTATCGCCGTCTGCAGCGCATCGGCCTGTCCGGTCCGCTGTCGCGCGATCTGTTGGCGATGATCAGCGATATCGAAGAACCTCGTCAGGCCTGGCGCATGTTGCTCGCGCATCTGGCGCGGATGATTGCCGTACCGGAAGTTGAGCCACTGGAAGAGGGCGGCGTGATCGCCATGGTTGGCCCGGCCGGCATGGGCAAGACCACCACGCTGGCCAAGCTCGCTGCGCGTTATGTGCTCAAATACGGCGCGCAGAATGTCGCGCTGGTGAGCATGGACAGCTTCCGCATCGGCGCCCAGGAACAACTGAAGACCCTCGGTCGCATCCTCAATGTACCGGTGACCCACATCGATCCGGGCCAGTCGCTGGTGCAAGCGCTGGATCCACTGCTGCGCAAGCGCGTGGTGCTGATCGATACCGCGGGCCTGCAAGCCAGCGATCCGGCCCTGCGTATGCAGCTCGAAAGTCTTGCCGGACGTGGCATCCGCTCAAAAAATTATCTCGTGCTGGCAACCACCAGCCAGAAACAGGTTCTAACCGCCGCTTATCACAGTTACAAGCGTTGCGGGCTAGCCGGCTGCATTCTGACTAAACTGGATGAAACAGCCAGTCTTGGTGAAGTTTTGAGCCTGGCGATCAGTCATGAATTGCCGGTCGCGTACCTGACCGATGGCCCACGGATTCCGGATGATCTGCATCTGCCGCGGCGTCATCAACTGGTCAGCCGCGCCGTCAGCGTGCAAATGCAGGAAGAACCCAGCGAAGAAGCCATGGCTGACATGTTCGCTGATATCTATCACAGCCCGACCAAGCAGGTTGGCTGAGGTATTCATGAACAGTTTTTGTACCTACATCGATGGTCTGCCATGCATTGTTCCGATTGTGAACGCGCAGCCAGTAATGTGGCCTCCGTCTATGCAAGACAAGGTAAAGAAATAACATGGGCAGCATGCATCCCGTACAGGTGATCGCGGTGACCGGCGGCAAAGGTGGCGTCGGCAAGACTAACGTTTCAGTGAACTTGTCCCTGGCGCTGGCAGAGCTTGGCCGTCGGGTCATGTTGCTGGACGCCGACCTGGGGCTGGCGAACGTCGACGTTCTGCTGGGGTTGACCCCGAAACGTACGCTGGCCGACGTGATCGAAGGCCGCTGCGAGCTGCGCGACGTACTGTTGCAAGGCCCGGGCGGGATTCGCATCGTCCCTGCGGCGTCCGGCACGCAGAGCATGGTGCACCTGAGCCCGGCGCAACATGCCGGCCTGATTCAGGCATTCAGCGACATCGGCGACAATCTCGATGTCCTGGTGATCGACACCGCTGCGGGTATCGGTGACTCGGTAGTCAGTTTTGTTCGCGCCGCGCAAGAAGTGTTGCTGGTGGTCTGCGATGAGCCGACCTCCATCACCGACGCCTACGCACTGATCAAACTGCTCAACCGCGATTACGGCATGAACCGCTTCCGCGTCCTCGCCAACATGGCGCAGAGCCCGCAGGAAGGGCGCAACCTGTTCGCCAAGTTGACCAAGGTCACCGATCGTTTCCTCGACGTCGCTCTACAATACGTCGGCGCCGTGCCTTACGACGAAAGCGTGCGCAAAGCTGTGCAGAAGCAGCGTGCCGTCTACGAAGCCTTCCCGCGTTCCAAGTGCGCGCTGGCATTCAAAGCCATTGCACAAAAGGTCGATACCTGGCCGCTGCCGGCGAACCCGCGCGGCCACCTTGAATTTTTCGTCGAGCGTCTCGTGCAGCAAACCGCAGGGCCCGTGCTATGACTGCAAGCGGTATGAATTACTACAAAAAGTCGGCACGCGACGCTCAGTACGAGCTGATCGAGCGTTACGCGCCACTGGTCAAACGCATTGCCTATCACTTGCTGGCGCGGTTGCCGGCGAGCGTGCAGGTCGAAGATCTGATTCAGGCCGGGATGATCGGTTTGCTCGAAGTCTCGACCAAATATGATGCCAGCAAAGGCGCCAGTTTCGAGACGTACGCGGGCATTCGAATCCGCGGCGCGATGCTCGACGAAGTGCGCAAAGGGGACTGGGCACCACGCTCGGTTCACCGCAATACCCGTATGGTCAGCGACGCGATTCGCTCGATTGAAGCTAAAACCGGCCGTGACGCTAAAGATCACGAAGTTGCGGCCGAACTCCAATTGAGTCTCGACGATTACTACGGGATTCTGAATGACACCTTGGGCAGCCGCCTGTTCAGTTTCGACGACCTGCTGCAGGACGGCGAACACGAAGGGCTGCACGAGGATGGCGCCAGCGCTCATATGGAGCCGTCACGCGATCTGGAAGATGAACGCTTCCAGGCGGCGCTGGCGGACGCGATTGCCAATTTGCCGGAGCGTGAGCGACTGGTCTTGGCGCTGTACTACGACGAAGAGCTGAACCTCAAGGAAATCGGTGAGGTCCTTGGCGTCAGTGAATCGCGGGTCAGCCAGTTACACAGCCAGTGCGCGGCCCGTTTGCGGGGGCGTTTGGGGGAGTGGCGAGCGCGCTGAAGGCAGTGTGGGGACACTGCGAAACGAGGCTGGTGCGGTGAGAAACGGCGCCGGTCTCGATCCGTTGTGCTCCAGACAAACTTCGAATGCTCTGCCGATTGATTGAAGTGGCGCGCCCAGGTGCTGGGCGCGTTTAAGACTGCTTGGAGGTCGAATTGAACAAAGACATGAAAATCCTCATCGTTGATGACTTCTCAACGATGCGGCGGATCATCAAGAACCTGCTGCGCGATCTGGGGTTCACCAACACCGTCGAGGCCGACGATGGCACAACCGCCATTCCGGTGCTCAACAGCGGCAGCATCGACTTTCTGGTAACGGACTGGAACATGCCCGGCATGACCGGGATCGACCTGCTGCGTCACGTGCGTGCCGATGAAAAACTCAAGCACCTGCCCGTATTGATGGTCACCGCTGAAGCCAAGCGCGAGCAGATCATCGAGGCCGCTCAGGCCGGTGTGAATGGCTACGTAGTCAAACCTTTCACGGCTCAAGCGCTGAAAGACAAAATCGAGAAGATTTTCGAACGCATCGGCTGATGAATGCGCGGGGGAGCTATGGAGCATAAAGAATCTTCACAGGGCGATTTTGAATCGACCCTGAAAAAACATGCGGTCGAACTGGTCGAGAGCCTTGAAAAAGGCAAGTTCGGCGACGCGGTGCAACTGATCCATGAGCTCAATCAGACCCGTGACCGCGGCCTGTATCAGGAAGTGGGCAAGCTCACACGCGAACTGCACAGTGCGATCGTCAATTTCCAGATCGATCCGCACATGCCGCAGGCCGAGGAAGTGTCGCAAATCACCGACGCCACCGAACGCCTCGGCTATGTGGTCAAGCTGACGGAAGCCGCGGCCAACCGCACCATGGATCTGGTGGAAAGCGCCACGCCGGTGGTCAATGGTCTGGCTGAAGAAGCCGAGGCCTTGAGCGCCGATTGGGGTCGCTTCATGCGTCGCGAGGTCGGGGCTGAAGAGTTCCGCGAGCTGGCACGCCGGGTCGACGGTTTTCTGTCACGCAGCACCACCGACAACCGTGCGGTGTCGAGCAATCTCAACGACATCCTGCTGGCCCAGGATTACCAGGACCTCACCGGTCAGGTGATCAAGCGCGTGACCCAACTGGTCACCGAAGTCGAAAGCAACTTGCTCAAACTCGTACTCATGGCCAGTCAGGTCGACCGCTTTGCGGGCATCGAACATGACCGCGCCGCGATGCTTGCAGAAAAAGATCCACAAAAACATCTCTCGCAGGGTGAAGGTCCGCAGATTCATGCCGATAAACGAGAAGACGTTGTGTCCGGTCAGGACGATGTGGACGATTTGTTATCCAGCCTGGGATTTTAAGGTTTCAGCATTCTAGGTTTTTTAGGTTTTTAGACCTGTTAGGAGCACCCCATTAATGAGCTTCGGCGCCGATGAAGAGATCCTTCAGGATTTCCTGGTTGAGGCCGGCGAGATTCTTGAGCAACTGTCCGAGCAACTGGTCGAGCTGGAAAGCCGCCCGGATGACGCAGATCTGCTCAATGCAATTTTTCGCGGTTTCCACACTGTAAAAGGGGGCGCCGGCTTCCTTCAGCTCAATGAGCTGGTGGAGTGCTGTCACATCGCCGAAAACGTGTTCGACATCCTGCGCAAGGGTGAGCGTCGCGTTGATGCAGAACTGATGGACGTGGTGCTCGAAGCACTGGACGCGGTGAACAGCATGTTCAGC
This window of the Pseudomonas fluorescens genome carries:
- the fliR gene encoding flagellar biosynthetic protein FliR, encoding MQSLLQLTDTQISTWVASFMLPLFRVASMLMVMPVFGTTLIPRRVRLYFAVAITVVITPALPPMPAVSPLDLSGLLLIGEQILVGAVLGFSLQLFFQAFAVAGQIVAIQMGMGFASMIDPTNGVSVAVIGQFFTMLVTLLFLSMNGHLVVFEVLTESFTTLPVGGGLMVAHYWELAGKLGWVLGAALLLVLPAVTALLVVNIAFGVMTRAAPQLNIFSIGFPLTLVLGLFIVWVGLADILNQYQPLATEALQLLRELARAR
- the fliP gene encoding flagellar type III secretion system pore protein FliP (The bacterial flagellar biogenesis protein FliP forms a type III secretion system (T3SS)-type pore required for flagellar assembly.) translates to MGAFRIVLTLALLLAAPLAFAADPLSIPAITLGTNADGAQEYSVSLQILLIMTALSFIPAAVILMTSFTRIIIVFSILRQALGLQQTPSNQILTGMALFLTLFIMAPVFDRVNNDALQPYLAETLTAQQAVEKAQVPIKDFMLAQTRTSDLELFMRLSKRTDIATPDQAPLTILVPAFVTSELKTAFQIGFMIFIPFLIIDLVVASVLMAMGMMMLSPLIISLPFKIMLFVLVDGWALIIGTLASSFGGVSP
- the flhB gene encoding flagellar biosynthesis protein FlhB, whose product is MAESESGQDKTEDPTEKRKKDSREKGEIARSKELNTLAVMLAGASALLIFGGMLAQELMDVMRLNFTLSREVVMDQGAMGRFLLESGLIALLAIQPVMITLLLAAVIGPISLGGWLFAAGSLAPKFSRMNPAAGLKRMFSFKAVVELLKALAKFLITLGVALVVLMSDVDDLLRIAHEPLDQAIIHSVLLVGWSTLWLACGLIIIAAVDVPVQLWEAHKKLLMTKQEVRDEHKDQEGRPEVKQRIRQTQREMSQRRMMAAIPDADVVITNPTHYAVALKYDAEKGGAPMLLAKGSDFLALKIREIAVANNVMLLESPGLARSIYYSTELDQEIPGGLYLAVAQVLAYVYQIRQYRAGKGKRPDPLKDDLPIPPDLRRDS
- the fliO gene encoding flagellar biosynthetic protein FliO; translated protein: MKRFLWALLALPLSVLAAEPSATTAAPAATAPMVTSGVAGQLTQLVFGLLLVLGLIFFLAWLLRRVQQAGPAGKGQVIELIGSRALGPRDRLLLVQVGNEQILLGLSPGTITALHVLKEPVEVPATSEKATPEFAQHLLKILGKDQKDTK
- the fliM gene encoding flagellar motor switch protein FliM, which translates into the protein MAVQDLLSQDEIDALLHGVDDGLVQTDNAAEPGSVKSYDLTSQDRIVRGRMPTLEMINERFARYTRISMFNMLRRSADVAVGGVQVMKFGEYVHSLYVPTSLNLVKIKPLRGTALFILDAKLVFKLVDNFFGGDGRHAKIEGREFTPTELRVVRMVLEQAFVDLKEAWQAIMEVNFEYINSEVNPAMANIVGPSEAIVVSTFHIELDGGGGDLHVTMPYSMIEPVREMLDAGFQSDLDDQDERWVNALRQDVLDVDVPIGATVARRQLKLRDILHMQPGDVIPVEMPEEMIMRANGVPAFKVKMGSHKGNLALQVIEPIERR
- the fliQ gene encoding flagellar biosynthesis protein FliQ; this translates as MTPEVAVDIFREALWLTTMMVAILVVPSLLVGLLVSMFQAATQINEQTLSFLPRLLVMLVTLIIGGPWIVQTFMEYIIQLYKNIPMVIG
- the fliL gene encoding flagellar basal body-associated protein FliL, which produces MAKSETAAVKDPATKGKLKLIIVIVLALLLAIGVSVGATWFFMHSAQSKPAEAAEAAPTGKQPAIFEPMAPAFVANYNQNGRQRYMQVSITMLARNQADLDALKVHMPVIRNNLVMLFSGQDFATLATPVGQEMLRQKATASVQEVAQKELGKVVIEQLLFTNYVLQ
- the fliN gene encoding flagellar motor switch protein FliN, giving the protein MNDDMNAQDDQALADEWAAALEETGDGSQADIDALLAADAGNSSSNRLPMEEFGSVPKNNDPVTLDGPNLDVILDIPVSISMEVGSTDINIRNLLQLNQGSVIELDRLAGEPLDVLVNGTLIAHGEVVVVNEKFGIRLTDVISPSERIKKLR